The Nitrosomonas communis genome has a segment encoding these proteins:
- a CDS encoding ABC transporter ATP-binding protein, protein MKLLLIFSRSDPWRSALVVASLVLAAAVEGFGFSTLLPLLSHAGNRPASEHSALAQIMEPVLSSIGLHPSTPVLLLVILVALLIKSALLLVANRQVGYTVAQVATDLRLRLLRALLDTRWTYFTSQPVGVLANAFAAEATRASQAYLAGVTMISQLIIVIAYAVIAAMTSSAATGVAILLGIVTVSILGHLVHITRAAGALQTTLQKDAITRLIDVFRGIKLVKVMGREPIVTPILVNETEQLNTALRRQVITKEAVAALQDMALMSYVAISVYVCIVVLGLDLSLVFMLALVFIRMLTSLNKAQRQYQDMAEKESAYWSLLSTVEAAEAEREMITGDTIPHLTRGIVLRDVVFAHDTHRVLDGVSVDIPASKFTVLVGPSGAGKTTIIDLLARLVSPQSGDIYVDDVPLGDLDTTTWRRMIGYVPQETVLFNESIALNVSLGDPAVGRAGIEDALRRCGAWSFIAHLPQGMDSNVGELGGKLSGGERQRIAIARALVRRPLLLILDEPTSMLDSTSEEAIWQMVAGLRGQVTILAVSHQQTPLSLADQAYRLESGHAVLLGPGEMPRAAT, encoded by the coding sequence ATGAAACTGCTGCTCATATTTTCCCGTAGCGATCCATGGCGCAGTGCACTGGTGGTTGCGTCGCTGGTGCTGGCCGCAGCAGTAGAGGGTTTTGGATTTTCTACTTTGCTCCCGCTGCTGAGCCATGCGGGTAACCGACCAGCCAGCGAACATTCAGCCCTTGCTCAGATAATGGAGCCTGTGTTGTCGTCTATAGGGCTCCATCCGTCCACACCTGTTTTATTGTTGGTAATTTTGGTAGCATTGCTGATCAAATCGGCGCTGCTGCTCGTTGCCAACCGCCAGGTCGGCTACACCGTAGCGCAAGTCGCCACTGATCTGCGGCTGCGTTTGTTACGCGCCTTGCTTGATACGCGCTGGACCTATTTCACGAGTCAGCCTGTCGGAGTGCTCGCCAACGCATTCGCAGCAGAAGCCACCCGTGCCTCGCAAGCTTATTTAGCGGGCGTCACGATGATCTCTCAGTTAATTATCGTGATTGCCTATGCCGTCATCGCCGCAATGACTTCTTCAGCGGCAACGGGCGTAGCGATTCTGCTCGGCATCGTCACTGTTTCAATTCTCGGCCATCTCGTCCACATTACACGGGCGGCAGGTGCACTGCAAACGACGCTGCAAAAAGATGCTATTACCCGCCTCATCGACGTCTTTCGCGGTATCAAGCTGGTCAAGGTCATGGGACGCGAGCCGATCGTCACGCCGATACTCGTGAATGAGACCGAGCAGCTTAACACCGCCTTACGCCGCCAGGTCATCACTAAAGAAGCGGTCGCCGCGCTCCAGGACATGGCGCTTATGTCCTACGTCGCGATCAGTGTGTATGTATGCATCGTTGTGCTTGGTCTCGACCTCTCTTTAGTATTCATGCTCGCGCTGGTCTTTATTCGCATGCTGACCAGCCTCAACAAAGCGCAGCGACAGTACCAGGATATGGCCGAGAAGGAAAGCGCATACTGGTCACTGCTCTCGACCGTCGAGGCGGCCGAGGCCGAGCGTGAAATGATCACTGGCGATACCATACCACACCTCACACGCGGCATAGTGCTACGCGATGTAGTGTTCGCTCACGACACGCACAGGGTGCTTGATGGGGTATCTGTCGACATTCCAGCCAGCAAATTCACAGTCCTTGTTGGGCCATCCGGCGCCGGCAAGACCACGATTATCGATTTGCTGGCTCGTCTGGTGAGCCCACAGTCGGGTGATATCTATGTGGACGATGTGCCGCTTGGTGATCTTGATACGACCACATGGCGGCGCATGATCGGTTATGTTCCGCAGGAGACAGTACTGTTTAATGAGAGTATCGCGCTCAACGTATCGCTCGGTGATCCAGCAGTCGGTCGCGCAGGCATTGAGGATGCGCTGCGGCGCTGTGGGGCGTGGTCATTTATCGCACACCTGCCACAAGGCATGGACAGCAATGTGGGCGAGCTTGGTGGCAAACTCTCGGGAGGGGAACGCCAGCGCATTGCGATCGCGCGCGCCCTTGTGCGTCGTCCGCTGCTCCTCATCCTGGACGAACCCACTTCGATGTTGGATAGCACCAGCGAGGAAGCGATTTGGCAGATGGTAGCAGGACTGCGCGGTCAGGTTACCATCCTCGCTGTCTCACATCAGCAAACGCCACTTTCTCTGGCAGACCAAGCCTACCGGCTCGAGTCCGGTCATGCGGTACTGCTTGGCCCAGGGGAAATGCCACGTGCCGCGACTTGA
- a CDS encoding nucleotidyltransferase family protein: MTQHTSYAAVVLAADRTANDAVASQAGVACKAFASVGGTPMIIRVLDALAATHRVQSIILCGPPEALLPQCPELVKRIESGQIIWVANENSPSRSAHKALAQVNEHTRVLLTTADHALLTPEIVQYFLEVSSAVDCDVTVGMTDYELIKAAFPRRKKTVIRLRDGNFCGCNLYTFNQQGRELISFWRRAEEQRKRPWRLVGRVLGWRAVLSYLFGFLTMTQALKSVSAKTGVRIQAIRLPFAEAGIDVDKAEDLQLVESHLNKR; this comes from the coding sequence ATGACTCAACACACATCCTATGCTGCTGTGGTGCTCGCAGCAGACCGCACCGCCAACGATGCGGTTGCGAGCCAAGCAGGCGTTGCATGTAAAGCGTTTGCCTCAGTTGGCGGCACACCCATGATTATCCGTGTGCTCGATGCATTGGCTGCGACTCACAGGGTGCAATCGATCATCCTATGCGGCCCGCCCGAAGCATTACTGCCGCAGTGTCCAGAGCTGGTCAAGCGTATCGAAAGCGGACAAATCATCTGGGTCGCCAATGAAAATTCACCTAGCCGCAGTGCGCACAAAGCGCTAGCGCAAGTGAATGAGCACACACGTGTGTTGCTGACCACAGCTGATCATGCGCTCCTCACGCCGGAAATCGTACAGTATTTTCTGGAAGTATCGAGTGCGGTGGATTGTGATGTGACAGTGGGGATGACCGATTATGAACTCATTAAAGCCGCTTTCCCCAGACGCAAGAAAACAGTCATCCGCTTACGTGATGGGAATTTCTGTGGTTGTAATTTATATACCTTCAATCAACAGGGCCGTGAACTGATTTCATTTTGGCGCAGAGCGGAAGAACAACGCAAACGACCTTGGCGGCTGGTTGGCCGGGTCCTAGGCTGGCGAGCCGTATTGAGTTACTTGTTTGGATTTTTAACGATGACGCAAGCGCTGAAAAGTGTTTCGGCCAAAACGGGCGTGAGAATACAGGCGATTAGACTTCCCTTTGCAGAAGCCGGGATTGATGTCGATAAGGCTGAGGATTTGCAGCTGGTAGAATCCCATTTAAATAAACGATGA